The following coding sequences lie in one Mycobacterium sp. Z3061 genomic window:
- the rnhA gene encoding ribonuclease HI produces the protein MVDTTPDIVVIHTDGGCRPNPGPGGWGAVLRQRHHVREMYGGEPGLTSNNRMELMAPIMALEALTRAVQVHLYTDSTYVRNGITKWVLGWERNGWMTAAKQPVKNVDLWVRLQAACARHRVEWFWVKGHAGIDDNELADELATRGLREALSG, from the coding sequence ATGGTCGACACCACCCCGGACATCGTCGTCATTCACACCGACGGCGGGTGCAGACCCAACCCCGGCCCCGGCGGGTGGGGCGCCGTGCTGCGCCAGCGTCACCACGTCCGCGAGATGTACGGCGGTGAACCCGGCCTGACGAGCAACAACCGGATGGAACTGATGGCGCCGATCATGGCGCTGGAGGCGCTGACCCGAGCGGTGCAGGTCCACCTCTACACCGACAGCACCTACGTCCGGAACGGCATCACCAAGTGGGTTCTCGGCTGGGAGCGCAACGGCTGGATGACCGCCGCGAAGCAACCGGTGAAGAACGTCGACCTGTGGGTGAGGCTCCAGGCGGCCTGCGCCCGGCACCGCGTCGAGTGGTTCTGGGTGAAGGGGCACGCAGGTATCGACGACAACGAACTTGCGGACGAACTGGCAACCCGGGGTCTGCGGGAAGCGCTCTCCGGCTAG